From the genome of Xylocopilactobacillus apis:
CGCTCAATCTCGATTTCGAGTGCTAGAATTTTAGACGAATCTTCAATATCTTTCTTGGTCAGTTCTTTTCGATTTTTTAACGCAACTCCAAGGTTAACCTCTGCGGCAATCACATTATTACGTTTATCAGTAGAATCAACAACAATATCGGCAATTGCTCGATACATCTGATTACGACGTTCCCATAAATCATGCAATTGACGAGTAGTGCTTCTTTCAACGATCGGTCTTTTAGTATTGCGCAAAAGCCGATGCATGATGTGTGGTAAATCTCCATAAAGATAAACAATTGTTGCCTTGCTTTTTTTAAGTAAGTGGATATTGCGCTTTACTTCGACAATTCCTCCGCCGGTTGAAATAACCCCATTATTTTTTAATGCCTGCTCTAAAATCTGTGATTCAATTCGACGAAAATAAGGCTCGCC
Proteins encoded in this window:
- a CDS encoding shikimate kinase; this encodes MNQNPIVLIGFMGVGKTSVGAFLAKKTKVNFCDTDKMITKTEGATPGEIFNKKGEPYFRRIESQILEQALKNNGVISTGGGIVEVKRNIHLLKKSKATIVYLYGDLPHIMHRLLRNTKRPIVERSTTRQLHDLWERRNQMYRAIADIVVDSTDKRNNVIAAEVNLGVALKNRKELTKKDIEDSSKILALEIEIERLNHKKQDIENQLSTQRFINVIKRGSKQHRR